One stretch of Hymenobacter chitinivorans DSM 11115 DNA includes these proteins:
- a CDS encoding alginate lyase family protein, with translation MKYLSFRGGLAQLGLALALTIVAGCQEKEAATPDTAEATADSTITTFRHPGVVNSKASLDLVAAQANAGDATRTAGYNKVVDYMNQYAVPTSFPSVVYVVGSGGSPTEDQIRRDAILAYACALRWVKTGNATYANQAKQILNGYAYNFQRYSTSPKPDGSPTEFRQTYLEAAWVAPTFVAAGEIIRYYQVNGTGAGWSATDVSKFSDFLNNLKNNYVNNVPGAINDINNWQASYAYAKMALGVWFNSTAVYDSGYDYLFQILPQLFYSDGAVKEQRDRDCIHPQYTLTALTYAAETARIQGNTAIYEANGQQIKNGWNKYEDAAAGNYTRNCSGTQIFPGIETAYNYYGTSKLASLRDRQDPYGVSGDKTFLGFTSFTHRSIGR, from the coding sequence ATGAAGTACCTCTCGTTCCGCGGGGGCCTGGCCCAGCTCGGCCTGGCCCTGGCCCTCACCATTGTGGCCGGCTGCCAGGAAAAGGAAGCCGCCACCCCCGACACGGCCGAAGCTACGGCCGACTCCACCATCACCACCTTCCGCCACCCCGGCGTGGTCAACAGCAAGGCCAGCCTGGACTTGGTAGCAGCCCAGGCCAACGCCGGTGATGCTACCCGCACGGCCGGCTACAACAAGGTGGTCGACTACATGAACCAGTACGCGGTGCCCACCTCCTTTCCCAGCGTGGTGTACGTGGTGGGCAGCGGCGGCAGTCCCACCGAAGACCAGATCCGCCGGGACGCTATTCTGGCCTACGCCTGCGCTCTGCGCTGGGTCAAAACCGGTAACGCAACGTATGCCAACCAGGCTAAGCAGATTCTGAACGGCTACGCCTACAACTTCCAGCGCTACAGCACTTCGCCCAAGCCCGACGGCAGCCCCACCGAGTTCCGCCAAACCTACCTGGAAGCCGCCTGGGTGGCCCCCACGTTTGTAGCCGCCGGCGAAATTATCCGCTACTACCAGGTGAATGGCACCGGCGCGGGCTGGTCGGCCACGGACGTAAGCAAGTTCTCGGACTTTCTGAACAACCTCAAGAACAACTACGTCAACAACGTGCCGGGCGCCATCAACGATATCAACAACTGGCAGGCTTCCTACGCCTACGCCAAAATGGCCCTCGGCGTGTGGTTCAACAGCACGGCCGTCTACGACTCGGGCTACGACTACCTGTTCCAGATTCTGCCTCAGCTCTTCTACTCCGACGGGGCCGTGAAGGAGCAGCGCGACCGGGACTGTATTCACCCCCAGTACACGCTCACGGCCCTGACCTACGCCGCCGAAACGGCCCGCATTCAGGGCAACACCGCTATTTACGAGGCCAACGGCCAGCAGATCAAGAACGGCTGGAACAAGTACGAGGACGCCGCCGCCGGCAACTACACCCGCAACTGCAGCGGCACCCAGATTTTCCCCGGCATCGAAACGGCCTACAACTACTACGGCACCAGCAAGCTGGCCTCCCTGCGCGACCGGCAGGACCCCTACGGCGTGTCGGGCGACAAAACCTTTCTGGGCTTCACCTCCTTCACCCACCGCAGCATCGGGCGGTAG
- a CDS encoding glycoside hydrolase family 88 protein: protein MHFRALTLGLTLLSTTSFAQDALTKKTVRLAETQATTMLQELPKSIAQKPAAAGKPPLVSPRSLTPTGELIVVPSRDWTSGFFPGYLWFLYELSGQPKWMTEAKIFTANIEPEKTNGTTHDMGFKVYCSFGTGYRLTKDAAYKDVVLQAARTLSTRFYPKVGTLLSWDHSREKWAFPVIIDNMMNLELLFAATKLSGDSTFYKIAVSHANTTMRNHFRPDFSSYHVVDYDSATGKVVKRTTHQGAANESAWARGQGWALYGYTMCYRETKNKAYLTQAENVARFILNHPNLPKDLIPYWDFNAPNLPNEPRDASAGALIASALYELSTFSPNGKLYRAKADKMVKSLAKSYVAQPGGSRGFLLLHSTGAKPSNSEVDVPLSYADYYFMEALVRRQSLLSGKGIPGL, encoded by the coding sequence ATGCACTTCCGCGCCCTCACCCTCGGCCTGACCTTACTCTCGACCACCAGCTTCGCCCAGGACGCGCTGACCAAAAAGACCGTGCGGCTGGCCGAAACTCAGGCTACCACCATGCTCCAGGAATTGCCCAAGTCCATAGCCCAGAAACCGGCCGCCGCGGGCAAGCCCCCGCTGGTGTCGCCGCGCAGCCTTACGCCCACCGGGGAGCTTATTGTGGTGCCCTCCCGCGACTGGACCAGCGGCTTTTTCCCCGGCTACCTGTGGTTTTTGTACGAGCTCAGCGGGCAGCCGAAGTGGATGACCGAAGCCAAGATTTTCACGGCCAACATTGAGCCCGAGAAAACTAACGGCACCACCCACGACATGGGCTTCAAGGTGTACTGCAGCTTCGGTACCGGCTACCGCCTGACCAAGGACGCGGCCTACAAAGACGTAGTCCTGCAGGCGGCCCGCACGCTCAGCACCCGGTTTTACCCCAAGGTCGGCACGCTGCTGTCCTGGGACCACAGCCGCGAGAAGTGGGCCTTCCCGGTCATCATCGACAACATGATGAACCTGGAACTGCTCTTCGCCGCCACCAAGCTTAGCGGCGACTCCACGTTCTACAAAATTGCCGTGAGCCACGCCAACACGACCATGCGCAACCACTTCCGGCCCGACTTCAGCTCCTACCACGTGGTGGACTACGACTCGGCGACGGGCAAGGTGGTAAAGCGCACGACGCACCAGGGCGCGGCCAACGAGTCGGCCTGGGCGCGGGGGCAGGGCTGGGCGCTGTACGGCTACACCATGTGCTACCGCGAAACCAAGAACAAGGCTTACCTAACGCAGGCTGAAAACGTGGCCCGCTTCATTCTCAACCACCCGAACCTACCCAAGGACCTGATTCCCTACTGGGACTTCAACGCGCCGAACTTGCCCAACGAGCCCCGCGACGCCTCGGCCGGCGCCCTCATTGCTTCGGCGTTGTACGAGCTGAGCACCTTCAGCCCGAACGGCAAGCTCTACCGCGCCAAGGCTGATAAAATGGTGAAGAGCCTGGCCAAATCGTACGTGGCCCAGCCCGGCGGCAGCCGCGGCTTCCTGCTGCTGCACAGTACCGGCGCCAAGCCCTCGAACAGCGAAGTAGACGTGCCCCTGAGCTACGCCGACTACTACTTTATGGAAGCCCTGGTGCGGCGCCAGAGCCTGCTCAGCGGCAAGGGCATTCCGGGTCTGTAA
- a CDS encoding alginate lyase family protein — MSRKTVFIILLLLLNAVAGQPGAAAGKPDKKLRRQAVETLRKQVLTQAAWALQQPPVTVTASTSPRSAGTAHDFFSEGDYWWPDPQNPAGPYVQRDGLTNPANFAAHRQAMIRFSRIVGALASAYQLTHDEQYARAALLHLRAWFLDPATRMNPSLHFAQAIQGRFTGRGIGVIDTIQLMEVAQGVLVMQGAKAFGQEDVAGIKSWFAQYLTWLTTHQYGQDEMKAPNNHGTCWVMQVAAFARLTGNQELLSFCRERYKTVLLPTQMAPDGSFPLETKRTKPYGYSLFNLDAMTMICQILSTPADNLYAYQLPDGRGIRRGIEYLYPFVADKTKWPFPQDVMYWNNWPVAQPFLVLGAVQFKQAEWLQTWQRLDHQPEVEEVIRNLPVRNPIIWLN; from the coding sequence ATGTCCCGAAAAACGGTTTTTATCATTCTACTCCTGCTCCTGAACGCCGTAGCCGGGCAGCCGGGAGCAGCCGCGGGCAAACCCGATAAGAAGCTGCGCCGCCAGGCCGTCGAAACCCTGCGGAAGCAAGTTCTCACCCAGGCCGCCTGGGCCCTGCAGCAGCCACCCGTCACGGTTACGGCCAGCACCTCGCCCCGCAGCGCCGGCACCGCCCACGACTTCTTCTCCGAGGGCGACTACTGGTGGCCCGACCCGCAGAATCCTGCCGGGCCCTACGTCCAGCGCGACGGACTCACCAACCCCGCCAACTTCGCGGCCCACCGCCAGGCCATGATTCGCTTCAGCCGCATCGTCGGGGCCCTGGCCTCGGCCTACCAGCTCACCCACGACGAGCAGTACGCCCGCGCCGCGTTGCTCCACCTGCGGGCCTGGTTCCTGGACCCGGCCACGCGGATGAACCCCTCGCTGCACTTTGCCCAGGCCATCCAGGGCCGCTTCACCGGCCGCGGCATCGGCGTCATCGACACGATTCAATTGATGGAAGTAGCCCAGGGCGTGCTGGTCATGCAGGGTGCCAAAGCCTTTGGCCAAGAAGACGTGGCCGGCATCAAAAGCTGGTTTGCCCAGTACCTGACCTGGCTTACCACCCACCAATACGGCCAGGACGAAATGAAGGCTCCCAACAACCACGGCACCTGCTGGGTGATGCAAGTGGCCGCCTTTGCCCGCCTCACCGGCAACCAGGAGCTGCTCTCGTTCTGCCGGGAACGGTACAAAACGGTGCTCCTGCCCACCCAAATGGCTCCCGACGGCAGCTTCCCGCTCGAAACCAAGCGCACCAAGCCCTACGGCTACTCCCTCTTCAACCTGGACGCCATGACCATGATCTGCCAGATTCTGAGCACTCCGGCCGACAACCTCTACGCCTACCAGCTGCCCGACGGCCGCGGCATCCGGCGCGGCATCGAGTACCTCTACCCCTTCGTGGCCGACAAAACCAAGTGGCCTTTCCCCCAGGACGTCATGTACTGGAACAACTGGCCCGTGGCCCAGCCTTTCCTGGTCCTGGGCGCCGTGCAGTTCAAGCAAGCCGAGTGGCTCCAGACCTGGCAGCGCCTCGACCACCAGCCCGAAGTCGAGGAAGTCATCCGCAACCTGCCCGTCCGCAACCCTATCATCTGGCTCAATTAG
- a CDS encoding energy transducer TonB, with product MPPASPAPEPARTQPLPGPGEISRVNRYGRAARPATTATAAITVQDFETVDSWQLERQVPTQVFVIRTDRDTVLRGTGGTLIGVPAQAFRRPDGRPLVAGPVEVSLREFYSLAEIVLNQLSTRSGEQLLETAGMLHLAARAQGQDCALRDSARLLLRFPTRQEKPGMQLFRGVGSPEQGLNWQAPTPPMIFNRIHISPPHFKRGQSIARREITSRIQVGRELQQRLSRMRVTRPERQELRRLSGNTGLRVRAVAHAQFTISPGGQVLGPSITGISVAELAPLVEKALKAMPRWEPARYQNIAVPSIYQLTVLFTPTGQAAVRYEGLNEDKTLAQLSAKSFAQSFEQQATASTVTQFSTGAVSSYLFSAAALGWINCDRFLNSSQPLVTFAVNTGADNTEVSLVFAKQRSVLRGQTKGQQTLFYNVPAQEPVTVVALKRVGGTTLLATQATTLSTRPAQSLVFRPVSLAVLKEEIGRLEKAE from the coding sequence GTGCCACCGGCTTCACCGGCCCCTGAGCCCGCCCGCACCCAACCTTTGCCCGGCCCCGGCGAGATAAGCCGCGTCAACCGCTACGGGCGCGCGGCCCGGCCCGCCACCACCGCTACGGCCGCCATTACGGTCCAAGACTTCGAAACGGTGGATTCCTGGCAGCTGGAGCGGCAAGTTCCAACCCAGGTTTTCGTCATTCGTACCGACCGTGACACTGTGCTGCGCGGCACCGGGGGCACGCTCATTGGGGTGCCCGCCCAGGCATTTCGCCGCCCGGATGGCCGCCCGCTGGTGGCTGGCCCCGTGGAGGTGTCGTTGCGGGAATTTTACTCCCTGGCCGAGATTGTGCTCAACCAGTTATCAACCCGCTCGGGGGAGCAGCTGCTCGAAACGGCGGGCATGCTGCACTTGGCCGCCCGTGCCCAGGGCCAGGATTGCGCCCTACGCGACAGTGCCCGCCTGCTGCTGCGCTTTCCCACGCGTCAGGAAAAGCCCGGTATGCAGCTCTTCCGCGGCGTCGGCTCGCCCGAGCAGGGCCTGAACTGGCAAGCGCCCACTCCCCCAATGATTTTCAACCGGATACATATCAGTCCGCCCCACTTCAAGCGCGGCCAAAGTATTGCCCGCCGGGAAATAACGAGCAGAATTCAGGTTGGCAGGGAGTTGCAGCAGCGCCTGAGCCGGATGCGCGTAACCCGCCCCGAGCGGCAGGAGCTGCGGCGCCTTTCCGGCAATACCGGCCTGCGGGTGCGGGCCGTAGCGCACGCGCAATTCACTATTTCCCCCGGCGGGCAAGTACTGGGGCCGAGCATCACGGGCATCTCGGTGGCGGAGCTGGCGCCTTTGGTTGAAAAGGCTCTAAAAGCTATGCCGCGCTGGGAGCCGGCCCGTTACCAGAATATTGCGGTGCCCAGCATCTACCAGCTGACGGTTTTGTTTACCCCCACCGGTCAGGCAGCGGTTCGGTACGAGGGCCTCAACGAGGACAAGACCCTGGCCCAGCTCTCCGCCAAAAGTTTTGCCCAGAGCTTCGAGCAGCAGGCCACCGCCTCCACCGTAACCCAGTTCTCGACCGGCGCCGTCAGCAGCTACCTATTTTCAGCTGCCGCTCTAGGCTGGATCAACTGTGACCGTTTTTTGAACTCGAGCCAGCCGCTGGTCACCTTCGCGGTGAATACTGGCGCCGACAACACCGAAGTAAGCCTGGTGTTTGCCAAGCAGCGGAGCGTGCTGCGGGGCCAGACCAAGGGCCAGCAAACCCTCTTCTACAACGTACCGGCCCAGGAACCCGTGACGGTGGTGGCCTTAAAGCGAGTAGGCGGCACCACGCTGCTGGCTACCCAGGCTACCACGCTGAGCACGCGCCCGGCGCAAAGCCTGGTTTTTCGCCCTGTTTCCCTGGCCGTGCTTAAGGAGGAAATTGGCCGGCTGGAAAAGGCGGAATAA
- a CDS encoding glycoside hydrolase family 3 N-terminal domain-containing protein: MLFSFPKTLLLTAALLAAGTSARAQKKALTPAAIEQRITELLGQMTIQEKAGQLTQYSGRELTGPASTRKTDLLNQIRGGQVGSMLNVKGVTDTRAIQAEALKSRLHIPLLFGLDVIHGYQTVFPVPLAEAASWDMAAIRQSAHVAAREAAASGIHWTFAPMVDVGRDPRWGRVMEGAGEDSYLGSQIARARVLGFQGDKLGGTDAVMACAKHFVAYGAAIAGRDYNAVDLSPQQLWEVYLPPFKAAVDAGAATFMNSFNTLNGVPATGSKYLQRDILKGQWQYPGFVVSDWGSIREMVSWGYAQNVSEAAQKAITAGNDMDMENDAYFDALPQLVQQGKVDVALVDDAVRRILRKKFELGLFDDPYKFSDAKREKKVFSDPQHRVAARDVARKSMVLLKNERNTLPLSSPRKIALIGPLAKAKRDLAGGWTVIADTTRIVSALEGIRQRAGKNASVLYAKGCEATGDSRAGFAQAVETARQADVIVLCVGETWDMSGEAKSRADISLPGVQQELFQALKATGKPIVAVVFAGRPLIFNAVADQADAILYAWFPGSEGGHALADVLFGDYNPAGKLPSTFPRLMGQIPLSYQQYSTGRPVVDPQNIRYRSAYIDAPNTPRYAFGHGLSYTTFRYSDLKVSQPRMTAAETVQVSFTLTNTGSRAGEEVVQLYLRDKVASVVRPLKELKDFQKVSLQPGESRTLTFTITRDKLAFYNNDLQWIAEPGEFRLLLGAASDDIRLEADLVLID, translated from the coding sequence ATGCTTTTTTCTTTCCCCAAAACGCTTCTTCTCACTGCCGCCCTGCTCGCTGCCGGCACCTCTGCGCGGGCCCAGAAAAAAGCCTTGACGCCGGCTGCCATTGAGCAGCGCATCACCGAGCTGCTGGGCCAGATGACCATTCAGGAAAAAGCCGGGCAACTCACCCAGTACTCGGGCCGGGAATTGACGGGGCCGGCCAGCACCCGCAAGACGGATTTGCTCAACCAGATCCGCGGCGGGCAGGTGGGCTCCATGCTGAACGTGAAGGGCGTGACGGATACCCGCGCCATTCAGGCCGAGGCGCTGAAGTCGCGCCTGCACATTCCGCTGCTCTTTGGCCTCGACGTGATTCACGGTTACCAGACGGTGTTTCCCGTGCCTCTGGCCGAAGCCGCTTCCTGGGATATGGCCGCCATCCGCCAATCGGCGCACGTGGCGGCCCGGGAAGCGGCGGCTTCGGGCATCCACTGGACGTTTGCGCCGATGGTGGACGTGGGCCGGGACCCGCGCTGGGGCCGGGTGATGGAAGGGGCCGGCGAAGACTCGTATCTGGGCTCCCAGATTGCCCGGGCCCGGGTGCTGGGCTTTCAGGGCGACAAGCTCGGGGGCACCGACGCCGTCATGGCCTGCGCCAAGCACTTCGTGGCCTACGGGGCCGCCATTGCCGGCCGCGACTACAACGCCGTCGACCTGAGCCCCCAGCAATTGTGGGAAGTGTATTTGCCCCCGTTCAAAGCCGCCGTGGATGCCGGGGCCGCCACGTTCATGAACTCGTTTAACACGCTCAACGGGGTGCCTGCCACGGGCAGTAAGTATTTGCAGCGCGACATCCTCAAGGGCCAGTGGCAGTATCCGGGCTTCGTGGTGTCCGACTGGGGCTCAATTCGGGAGATGGTGAGCTGGGGCTACGCCCAAAACGTCAGCGAGGCCGCCCAAAAGGCCATTACCGCCGGCAACGACATGGACATGGAAAACGACGCCTACTTCGACGCCCTACCCCAGCTCGTGCAGCAGGGCAAGGTCGACGTGGCGCTGGTCGATGATGCCGTGCGCCGCATTCTGCGCAAGAAGTTCGAGCTCGGCCTCTTCGACGACCCCTACAAATTCTCCGACGCCAAGCGCGAAAAGAAGGTGTTCAGCGACCCGCAGCACCGCGTGGCCGCCCGTGACGTGGCCCGTAAAAGCATGGTGCTGCTCAAAAACGAGCGCAACACGCTGCCGCTCAGTTCCCCGCGCAAAATTGCCCTGATTGGCCCCCTGGCCAAGGCCAAGCGCGACCTGGCCGGGGGCTGGACGGTCATTGCCGACACCACCCGGATTGTCTCCGCCTTGGAAGGTATCCGGCAGCGGGCCGGCAAAAACGCCTCGGTGCTCTACGCTAAAGGCTGCGAGGCTACCGGCGACTCCCGGGCCGGCTTCGCGCAAGCCGTGGAAACGGCCCGGCAGGCCGACGTAATTGTGCTGTGCGTGGGCGAAACCTGGGACATGAGCGGCGAAGCTAAGTCCCGGGCCGACATCAGCCTGCCCGGCGTGCAGCAGGAGCTGTTCCAAGCCCTCAAAGCCACCGGCAAGCCCATTGTGGCCGTGGTCTTTGCCGGCCGGCCCCTGATTTTCAATGCCGTGGCCGACCAGGCCGACGCCATTCTCTACGCCTGGTTTCCGGGCTCAGAGGGCGGCCACGCCCTGGCCGACGTGCTCTTCGGCGACTACAACCCCGCCGGCAAGCTGCCCAGCACGTTTCCCCGCCTCATGGGCCAGATTCCCCTTTCCTACCAGCAATACAGCACCGGCCGCCCCGTCGTCGATCCGCAGAACATCCGCTACCGCTCGGCTTACATCGACGCGCCCAACACCCCGCGCTACGCCTTCGGCCACGGCCTGAGCTACACCACCTTCCGCTACAGCGACCTGAAAGTCAGTCAGCCGCGGATGACGGCGGCCGAAACCGTGCAGGTCAGCTTTACCCTCACCAACACCGGCAGCCGCGCCGGCGAGGAAGTGGTGCAGCTCTACCTGCGCGACAAGGTGGCTTCCGTCGTGCGGCCTCTCAAGGAGCTGAAGGACTTCCAAAAAGTCAGCCTCCAGCCCGGCGAAAGCCGCACCCTCACCTTCACCATCACCCGCGACAAACTCGCCTTCTACAACAACGACCTCCAATGGATAGCCGAGCCCGGCGAGTTCCGCCTCCTGCTCGGCGCCGCCTCCGACGATATCCGCCTGGAAGCCGACTTGGTATTGATTGATTGA
- a CDS encoding DUF1919 domain-containing protein, whose amino-acid sequence MSYFIDKRRQQLGRAIDRHRLKNKTFTLISNDCWGAQVYKHFNLPFNTPFINLMLAAPCYLKLASAPQHYLGQPLEFQAESRYESINTLRRGWKHYFPIATLGGEVEIQFLHYHSDEEAKEKWTRRVKRINWENIFFKFDGSKDFATPELVQQFDQLTFPRLTLLREPQPGIKSAVVVPDYITDGFKLFERSLPHFDLVGWLNGGDVHVTPGTQLYKKVFFPKVWQ is encoded by the coding sequence ATGAGCTATTTCATTGATAAGCGCCGTCAGCAACTCGGACGGGCTATTGACCGCCACCGACTGAAAAACAAAACCTTTACGCTTATCTCCAACGACTGCTGGGGTGCCCAAGTATACAAGCACTTTAACCTGCCTTTCAATACTCCTTTCATTAATTTGATGCTGGCCGCCCCGTGCTACCTGAAATTAGCATCTGCCCCCCAGCATTACCTGGGGCAGCCCCTTGAATTTCAGGCCGAGTCACGCTACGAATCCATAAACACTTTGCGTAGAGGATGGAAGCACTACTTTCCTATTGCCACCCTGGGCGGAGAAGTTGAAATTCAATTTCTGCACTACCATTCGGATGAGGAAGCCAAAGAGAAATGGACCCGGCGGGTAAAGCGGATCAACTGGGAAAACATATTCTTTAAGTTTGACGGCAGTAAGGACTTTGCTACGCCCGAGCTGGTGCAGCAGTTTGACCAACTCACGTTTCCCCGGCTTACGTTGTTGCGTGAGCCGCAGCCTGGAATTAAGTCGGCTGTTGTGGTGCCCGACTACATCACGGATGGCTTTAAGCTGTTTGAACGCTCTTTGCCGCACTTCGATCTAGTAGGCTGGCTGAACGGAGGCGATGTGCACGTCACGCCTGGTACCCAGCTCTACAAGAAAGTCTTTTTTCCTAAAGTGTGGCAGTAG
- a CDS encoding chloride channel protein codes for MPASPTRYARVLAWFDRHVIERLYSDRVRRLILQSFPFWFASIVVGIVAVGYEKLFVWAEQTSFTWLRAQPLLVFIVTPLAFLASWALVQRWAPAARGSGIPQVMAGIELSTPGHHHRTGYLLSLKVAVVKVLSSVALLLGGGIIGREGPTIQISAAIFRAINRLQPTGWPQLSRQIALVTGGAAGLAAAFNTPLGGIVFVVEELTQMHMARFRMAVFSAVIVAGLTAQAILGPYLYLGYPTVTPHAGWFLATVALVAVICGLAGAFFAKSLLWLNAYRRRFATLPQQAGWVLGCGLLLAGLIYLTGTEGMGTGKPIINRLLFQNDGQTPWYLFPVRFAGMALSYSGGGAGGVFATSLSAGAVLGDGLCRLGQVPLADRNLLILVSMVGFLTGVVRSPFTAAILVLEMTDRHGAIFQLLLSGMMAQAVATLVDSHSLYEHLKTSFLRETLSQELPPATPIAPK; via the coding sequence ATGCCTGCTTCTCCAACTCGCTACGCCCGGGTGCTGGCCTGGTTCGACCGTCACGTCATCGAGCGACTGTACTCCGACCGGGTGCGCCGCCTTATTCTGCAAAGTTTCCCGTTTTGGTTTGCGTCCATCGTGGTGGGTATCGTGGCCGTTGGCTACGAAAAGCTGTTTGTTTGGGCTGAGCAAACCAGCTTTACGTGGCTTCGGGCGCAGCCCTTGCTGGTTTTTATAGTCACCCCACTAGCGTTCCTGGCGTCGTGGGCGCTGGTGCAGCGCTGGGCGCCGGCGGCTCGTGGCAGTGGCATTCCGCAGGTCATGGCCGGCATCGAGCTGTCAACGCCGGGGCACCACCACCGCACCGGCTACTTGCTGAGCCTCAAGGTGGCCGTGGTGAAAGTACTCAGCAGCGTGGCGCTCCTGTTGGGCGGCGGTATTATCGGGCGCGAAGGGCCAACCATCCAGATTTCGGCGGCCATCTTTCGGGCTATCAACCGTTTGCAACCTACCGGCTGGCCCCAACTCTCCCGGCAGATTGCCTTGGTCACGGGCGGGGCGGCCGGGCTGGCGGCGGCGTTCAACACCCCGCTCGGCGGCATCGTATTCGTGGTGGAAGAGCTGACTCAGATGCACATGGCGCGTTTTCGGATGGCCGTGTTTTCGGCCGTCATCGTGGCCGGCCTCACGGCGCAGGCTATTCTGGGGCCCTACCTCTATTTGGGCTACCCCACCGTGACGCCGCACGCGGGCTGGTTTCTGGCTACGGTGGCGCTGGTAGCCGTTATCTGCGGCCTGGCCGGCGCTTTTTTCGCCAAATCCTTGCTCTGGCTCAATGCCTACCGCCGCCGTTTTGCCACGCTGCCCCAGCAAGCCGGCTGGGTGCTGGGCTGCGGTTTGCTGCTGGCCGGCCTGATTTACCTGACCGGCACTGAGGGTATGGGCACCGGCAAGCCCATTATCAACCGCCTGCTGTTTCAGAATGACGGGCAAACGCCCTGGTACCTGTTTCCGGTGCGTTTTGCGGGTATGGCCCTGAGCTACAGCGGCGGTGGGGCCGGTGGGGTCTTTGCTACCTCACTCAGCGCCGGGGCTGTGCTCGGCGACGGGCTCTGCCGGCTGGGCCAGGTCCCCTTGGCCGACCGCAACCTGTTGATTCTGGTGAGCATGGTGGGCTTTCTGACGGGCGTAGTCCGCTCCCCGTTTACGGCCGCTATTCTGGTGCTGGAAATGACCGACCGGCACGGTGCCATCTTCCAATTGTTGCTCAGCGGCATGATGGCCCAGGCCGTGGCCACCCTGGTAGACTCTCACTCCTTATACGAGCACCTTAAAACCAGCTTTCTGCGCGAAACCCTCAGCCAGGAATTGCCGCCCGCCACCCCGATTGCCCCGAAGTAA
- a CDS encoding OmpA family protein has protein sequence MPFFLHHLRRALLLGLPVAVLAACSPEAPATEAPTTPAQPAAAPVAPAAPAPAAAAPAEPATPATPATPATPAGFDPSQVPVANPKLGAFPYFSLLDGYVKMDEKTAPGNSAREMNKEVNFDQYEFFDGTKLIPVAGRLRTVIAMGKTASFFQVQKTYEQLIHDMGGVTVFEGSGEKMKGLKINYEDGRHRARYNMLPYEKMGVYMVRTPDKEIWVEAYKAYASDPENYWLTVVEKKALPMQASVLPAEQLKKELDANGHVALYINFDTDKASIKSESGPVVGEVAKLLQQNPTLRLTVEGHTDNAGTPAHNQQLSEQRAQAVVAALTSQQITADRLKPAGFGQTKPLADNATEEGKAKNRRVELVRL, from the coding sequence ATGCCTTTCTTTCTTCACCATCTGCGCCGGGCGCTTCTGCTCGGTTTGCCAGTGGCGGTGTTGGCCGCCTGCTCGCCCGAAGCCCCCGCTACCGAAGCTCCCACGACGCCCGCCCAGCCGGCCGCGGCCCCCGTAGCCCCTGCTGCGCCAGCGCCGGCTGCCGCGGCTCCCGCCGAACCGGCCACGCCAGCCACGCCAGCCACGCCAGCCACGCCAGCCGGTTTTGACCCCAGCCAGGTGCCGGTGGCCAACCCCAAGCTCGGCGCTTTTCCTTACTTCAGCCTGCTGGATGGCTACGTGAAAATGGACGAGAAAACTGCCCCCGGCAACTCGGCCCGGGAAATGAACAAGGAGGTGAATTTCGACCAGTACGAGTTTTTCGACGGCACCAAGCTCATTCCCGTGGCTGGCCGCCTGCGCACGGTCATTGCCATGGGCAAAACGGCCTCCTTCTTCCAGGTCCAGAAAACCTACGAGCAGCTCATCCACGACATGGGCGGCGTGACGGTGTTTGAGGGCAGCGGGGAGAAAATGAAGGGCCTGAAAATCAACTACGAAGACGGCCGCCACCGCGCCCGGTACAACATGCTGCCCTACGAAAAAATGGGCGTCTACATGGTGCGCACCCCCGATAAGGAAATCTGGGTGGAAGCCTACAAAGCCTACGCTTCCGACCCGGAAAACTACTGGCTGACGGTGGTCGAGAAGAAAGCCCTGCCCATGCAGGCCAGCGTGCTGCCCGCCGAGCAGCTCAAAAAGGAACTCGACGCCAACGGCCACGTGGCGCTCTACATCAACTTCGACACCGACAAGGCTAGCATCAAATCCGAGTCGGGGCCGGTGGTGGGGGAGGTGGCGAAGCTGTTGCAACAGAACCCCACTCTGCGCCTGACCGTGGAAGGCCACACCGACAACGCCGGCACGCCGGCCCACAACCAGCAGCTTTCCGAGCAGCGTGCCCAGGCCGTAGTAGCCGCCCTCACCAGCCAGCAGATTACCGCCGACCGCCTCAAACCCGCCGGCTTCGGCCAAACCAAACCCCTGGCCGACAATGCCACCGAGGAAGGTAAAGCCAAAAACCGCCGCGTGGAACTCGTTCGGCTGTAG